The Rhododendron vialii isolate Sample 1 chromosome 1a, ASM3025357v1 region tcttgatttgtatTTATGTGGAATATCATCTTTTCAACGGTTACTACGAGACAAACTTTTTCGATTAACTTTGTGGTCAGATATGGTGATATAGATAATCGAACCACATAACTGTTATAAAAATACTTAAATTAAActtcaaaattaaattatgaaTACAACTTTAGATGGTGGGGCATGAAGATCTAGGATGAGTACAGTGCATACGTATTTGTTTTCTTACTTTTTGAACAGATAGACGGCTTATGTACAGTAGCAGATTATTCAGAAGAAGGTATTAATCGGCATGTCATTCTGATTGAGCTCTAGCGAATTAGGTTTTAGAACGTCCGTCTCAAAGTATGGTAAATCTACGTTCCAAAAATGATGTATTGAACAATCAAAAAGTTTTCCAAAGAAAAATTCGAGAGCAATTGGAACTTTAGCGATAGCAATCTATTCTATCGGATGTATGTCTATTACAATATTCTGGTCATAATACGTGGAAATGTATTCTACTTGAATAATCAGACAGATAATACCCTATTCTATTGGATGTATATGTGTTTCAAATATAAACTAATGTTACAACGATATAATCTGTATGGGCTACCCAAACCTTGCCACAATTAAGGGCATGTAGCGAACCTGTTCTTGTTCCTCATAGAGGAACTGTTTTTTGCTAGGACCTTATAGAGGAATTAACGATCCCCATTCCAGGTAACATCGGTCTAGAGCTACTCAAAGCAGAGTAGATCAGCTAATCTTTTAGTGCATCATTTCTTTGGCCAACAAGTTCTTTGTCTAGCTCTTGGACTACCGCTAAGAAGATTGGAATTgctaatttttgaaataattaaaGGTTAAGTTCCATTAGTGCAGTGGCAAGAAATCAACATGACAGAACATACTCCAAGGCAGGCAAGGATACATCACTGTACAgtgttacatggactcttctATTTTCGCCACATCTTCTGGCTCCGAAGGATGTGACATGGGTAAGGGTGTGGGATATCTTCCGGCACCCCTACCCAATTTAGACATGTGAATCCTCTATCTTTTCTTATATTTGAAGAAAAGAAGCCTACATTAGCTAGGTAAGAAGCATTTCTACCCTTTCACTTGAATGATAAAtgcaaattccatattttccagAATCTCcgttcttttcatttttttcaattatttacaACATATACTTCGAGAATATTGTAAAGCTAAGTATCCAGAATGTGTCCTGAACATCCTATGATCAAAGTTCAGGAAGATTTGTTGCTTGGAAATACTCAAACCCAATACTCGCATTTGAGTCCATGTAACCCAGTGACTTTGCATGTAGACAATGCACGTCTTGTTCTCTACTGAAATGGTATCAGTAATGTAAACATTGTGCGGCGAAATCCGTTCCTACTGATTGGTCTTACAAGCTTGACACAGCACATTTCGGGCACAGCTTTCGAAACTCAGAAACAAACCGCAAATTCATTTACTGGAATATTATTCATGGGATGCGTCCAGTATGGATGGACTTACGGAGAAGTAACAGCATCGCAATTCCAACATTGAGTTGCATACAAATTGGAGCAGGGGCAAAGCCTTTTTGTTATAGTGTTCACtttgcaacaaaaaaaccaCAACTTCAGAATCAGAAGAATCTGGAGTTAGGCCCTAAGTCCACAAAATGTAATCCTTTGTTGATGGGAGTCGGATAAAAGTCTAAAGATTAGGAAGTGTTTTACGATACTGAATCTAAGTTTATGGCACCATATGGTATGGGACGGGTATCGTAGGGTCTTACGGGCATATTCATCTATTAAGGTATATAACTTTGATGTTATTTTAGACAGGTGTTTCTTAAGCACCAATATATGGCCCATGTTTTCTCCTTGGgtggttttaagaaaaaagacagCAGAGTTTGAAGAAGTCAGCCAATTTAGGACCTCAGCGGACGCCTCAGAAGCGGATCATCTCTGGTAGTAGAAGGGAAAAGATTCCACAGtacagtacaaaaccatatGCAGCTACGACATCAAAGTAAACATGAGCTTTTGAGTATTTCTTTTTCCTGTATTGCTGAAATTCAAAACCTTCTGAAATAGAACACCAAAATGGTTGGATACCTCATCTTGTGCTCCATATAAAGGAATTTCCAAAAGGATTAACTGAATTTTATTGCCCAAAACTATTCGAGTTTTGTCTACTTTTAAATACTTCAACATTTAATTGCAACTATTTCATCGCACAACCACCATATCTAAACGTATTGAGCTCAATCAGTAACATTAGTCCAAAATGCCCCTCATTAACAGATAACAGATATGCCAACCAAATAGTCTATTTACCAAGTGGCTAGTTCGGGTAGTGATCTTGCTCTGTGGGTTTTCTGCTTTGCCATGTCAGTTGAACCATTATGGATAGAAACTTTAGCATGCAAGAGACCTGAGCTCGCCAAAATTTGAAAGACTGGAGATGAATGCAAGTTACTCCATGTGTGGAAATTTGGTAGTGATGAGGACAATGGACAGATTCAAACCCATGCAATAGATTTTTTGTACTATGGTTAATAATGTGAATTTCTCTCAAATTTGGCAAAGGATAATTGCAAGGGATAATGTGGTTACTTAGGAATAGCTTATTCTGAATAGATAACTGTTTCTAATCAAAATTCAGGTTCTTGTTTCCACCTTAAAGGCTAGCTGAATGCTAAATAAAACAACTCAGTTTTCAACTCCAAATCCAGAATCAAAtctaaaaaagaacaaaaaaaaagtccacaACCTTCTTGGATCAAATCACCATAATAACACAAACTGCAGTTAGCTTGCAATCGTTGCGAATTGCTTGACCTCAGACCAATAGAAGGTCCCATGTTCCAAAAATAATAGTATGGAGTTCATTAcatctgtttcttttttcccttcttttcgtTCGTTACATAAACTCCATTCATAAAAAGACCGGACTTTGAGATTTCTGGCACACAAAACTACATTTATGCGGACGATAAACCAAGCTAAGTTACTTGTGGCTCTACAAGAAGCAACCTTCTCAGATAATTGGATGTACCTTCTGCACCGCAATCTACATTTCGAAAAGTACCATCTCGTATGCCATAAATAGAGAAAGTCTGGATTTTCTCAATGTGTTCATCCAGCATATCACGCAGCTTATTAAGTAGGAGTACTTGATATTAATACTGCCCAAAGGTCAAATAGTAAAATGAAAGCAAATTTCCAAACAATAATGTGTTAAAACACCACATAATTCATTTGAAGCATAGTAAGGTAACCAAAATACAGTAACAATTCGCTAGGAAATGGACCACTTTCAAAGTTGAAAACTGTAGAGATGCTAAGACCATTTTCCACTTACTGAAAACCTCTCAACAAACAAGTATATGAAAGTTCACCCAGTTATCATAGTTCCTGCCCCTTGGTCAGTAAGAATCTCAAGCAGCAAAGAATGTGGTAGCCTTCCATCGATGACACTCGCTGTCCTAACTCCTTGCGCAATCGCCCTAACACAACAACTCACCTTGGGAATCATCCCGCCCGCAATCTTCCCTTCATCCACCATCCTCTTCACCCCCTTGATATCAATCTCCTTCACCAAACTCCCTATATCTTCCTTATCCTCCAGAATCCCCGCCACATCCGTCAACAGGATCAGCTTCTCAGCCCCCAACGCAGCCGCCAGCTCTCCAGCAGCCGTGTCCGCATTGATGTTATACGACTGCCCTTCCTCGTCTGCCGCCACGGATGCAATCACGGGAATATGGTTGGTGTTGATAAGTGGGAAAAGCACAGAGGGGTCGACGGTGGCGATGTCCCCGACGAACCCTAGCTGGGCGGAATTCGGGTTTGGACGGGCAGTGAACAGGCGACCGTCAATGCCGGAGAGGCCAACGGCTGTGGCACCAGCCTTGTTGATTAAGGCGACTAGGTGTTTATTGACTTTTCCAACAAGGACCATTGAGACTATTTCCATGGTGGAGGCATCGGTCACACGGAGTCCGTTGAGGAAGTTTGGCTGGATGTTAAGGCGGGTAAGCCAGTGGTTGATCTCCGGGCCACCACCATGGACAAAGACGATGCGGAGGCCGACGCAGGAGAGGAGAACAAGGTCCCTGATGACAGAAGACTGGAGGGACTCGGATTTCATGGCGGCGCCTCCGTACTTGACTACAATTGTTTTGCCCCTGAATTTCTGGATAAAAGGCAGGGATTCCGAGTAGATGTTAACTCGGAGCTGGGGTGGGATCGATGAGTCGGAGGAGTCTAAAACAGAGGGGGAGGGGGATTGGAGGCATTGAGTGATGACTTGGGATTTGTTAATGGTGGTGGGTTTGAAGTTGAGGTTAGGATGAAAATGGTAGTGGTTTGGTGGCCGTCCTAAGGAGGAGTTACCTGATGAGGAGAGGGGTAGAACTTTAGCTGCTAGCATCTGCCCTGTCCTTCTGCTGCTGCAACTCGTTTAGCtgttgaagaataaaaattgttAGAAAACTGATTTATTCAGAAAACAGAAGATGAGAATCCAACTATAGGGACGTTGCCCTTCGGATGGTGAGAAAGAGTGAGATAAGAAAGGAGACTCATTTCTCaacaaatctcaccattttcgGTGAGATTGGGTGAGAGAGGGAAGGAACCAATCGAGACATTTTACTTTTGtacatttctcaccaaaatactCAATCCAAATAAGTGATTTGGCTAGAAACcacaaccctttcttttcttttttcatgaaATCAATTCATCCAAAGGGAGTGAGTGTTTGTTTGGTCAATAGAAGCTTAGTTGCTGGAACCTCCAATCGGGGGTGAAAAATCCACCTCAGAATCTCGCTCCCGTGCTCCCAATCCAAAGTAAGACTCTCTTAGAAACCTCGCTCCCATCAAGAAAAGAGCTCGCTCCCAACTAGGATAGCTGGTGGGAAAAGTATTTTGTGAAACGGTGCCACCATGGCTTCGTACAAATAAATAGCAATGGGGTAAGTCGGAGTCGAATTTCCCCTCCTCCGTCCCCAATCCCCCGAAACCCCGTTACACCTCCAAACCCGCCCCTATCACTGAAAGCCAATTTTCGGAGCTCCTcatcctcccccccccccccccccccccccctccccccccggCCTGCCCGATCACCAAAAACCACTCTACCATTCTTTGGCATCAAGATCCCAACTAGGAAAGCACCTGCTTGTTTCGAGACCTATTCAAACTGATAATCAACCCAGCTGACTCCTCTCTTTTTCTCAATTGTACATGTGAACAAATGGGTATTGAACAAGAAATAGCTCTGGtcatgcataaaaaataaaataaaaagttgcaAACCAAATTAGGCGATCTTTTTCCTTGAGACAATAGGCTGTCTTCGttgttcagagagagagagagagagagagagagagagagagaagttaccGGTGGTCGGAGAGGCAGAAGAACTAGTGTGCGTGTGGGATATGCGCCGTCTTCCCGTCAAATAAAAGGTGAGGAGTGGGAACTGGGAATACAGAACATTGAATAACTATTAGTAAAAAGGTTTCTTGTATACTACGGGCGGACAGTAAGAAACGTCAAACAAGGTGAAATTGGCGTCTCCAGTTTACTTTTTCTCTCACTGACGTTAAGCCTCTCCAGGGCCGGCccaataaaaggaaaaagttgGCCCATTCCATATTAATTAAAAGGCCCAGCTGGAGACAATCAATGGAGGAAGGCCCAACAAATTTCGGTGGCAGTTTTGTAAATAAAATATCTAATTGGTCCATTTAATTTCcactcaaacaaaacaaatctctCGTCTCGGTCTCTCACAACAAGCCCTAGCCCTAGAATCACTACTCGGCTGCTCCTGAAACTATCACGCTCGACGCCATCAAACTGGTACGTTCttattctcctctctctctctctctctctctctctctctctctctcttcctatcATCTCTCTTGGTCATTATGTGTAAAGAGATATGCATGTGTGTTCGTAGATTTGTATCCCTTCACACTTTCCCTTAGATTCTACTAGTTTAATTTCCCTGTCATGGCCAATTTCTCCTTTCCCACTGCATTCCTCAAAGAACGGAATCCGAATCCCCATTGGTAAGCACAAGGATAAATGGAGATGAAATGATGGATCGCCATAAAAGAGTTCCAACATCCCAATTAACTCACAGGCAGGTGGGTTAATTTGAATTGCTGAGTATTCTGTAAATTTTTTCCATTCAATTTCGCTCGAGTTTGTATGCTCTTGCAAGTTTAGGAATGAAAACGATTGGGAAGAGAAAAACATTGAGATGAATTGAAAATCCCAAACAATGAGAGGTCACAGAGTTTTTCTCTTTCATGAATTTTGTCTGCTCAATTTGTTGTTCTAAATCTAATAGAAGATTGTTTTGATTGTTCTCCTTTGGCCTCTAATTAGTTTCTGTTCCCCTTGCGCTCTAGGCATGG contains the following coding sequences:
- the LOC131332854 gene encoding acetylglutamate kinase, chloroplastic, coding for MLAAKVLPLSSSGNSSLGRPPNHYHFHPNLNFKPTTINKSQVITQCLQSPSPSVLDSSDSSIPPQLRVNIYSESLPFIQKFRGKTIVVKYGGAAMKSESLQSSVIRDLVLLSCVGLRIVFVHGGGPEINHWLTRLNIQPNFLNGLRVTDASTMEIVSMVLVGKVNKHLVALINKAGATAVGLSGIDGRLFTARPNPNSAQLGFVGDIATVDPSVLFPLINTNHIPVIASVAADEEGQSYNINADTAAGELAAALGAEKLILLTDVAGILEDKEDIGSLVKEIDIKGVKRMVDEGKIAGGMIPKVSCCVRAIAQGVRTASVIDGRLPHSLLLEILTDQGAGTMITG